Within the Terriglobia bacterium genome, the region TGGGCGGGCTGCATCGCTTCATGTCCTGGGAGCGGGCGATCCTGACCGACTCGGGCGGCTTCCAGGTCTTCTCGCTCTCCGACCTGCGCAAGGTGACGGAAGAGGGCGTCTCTTTCCGCTCGCACCTGGACGGGTCGTCTCTGTTCCTCTCACCGGAGACGGCTACTCAGGCGCAAATCGATCTGGGCGCCGACATCATCATGGCCTTTGACGAGTGCACCGAGCACCCGGTGTCCAAAGAGCGTGCCCGGGATTCCATGGAGATGACGCTGCGCTGGGCCAAGCGGTCGAAGGACTACTTCGAAGCGCACAAGCACGAGGTGCCATGGAAAGAGTCGCCGGTCCCTTCGCCCCGCTCAGGGCAGGCTAAGAACAGTCGTCGGTCGTCGGCAAGAGCACACACACAGTCGCTGTTTGGAATCGTTCAGGGCAATATGTACGCCGACCTCCGGAAGGAATCGGCCAAGCGGACGGTCGAAGTCGGCTTCCCGGGATACGCCATCGGCGGACTGAGCGTCGGCGAGACCCGCGCCCGGACCGCGGAGATGGTCGAAACCACGGTCCCGCACCTGCCCGACGACAAGCCGCGCTACCTGATGGGCGTGGGCACGCCCGAGGAGATCGTGCAGTACGCCGCCATGGGCGTGGACATGATGGACTGCGTGCTGCCGACGCGGGCGGCACGCCACGGGCTGCTGTACAGCTCGGAGGGAAAGGTCAACATCAAGCAGGCGCGCTACGCCGACGACCAGGGGCCCCTCGATCCGGCCTGCGCGTGCCGCGTCTGCGCCCGATATTCCCGCGCCTATCTGCGGCATCTCTATGCCTCGAACGAGGTGCTGGCCGCGGTGCTGAACAGCGTGCACAATCTCGCCTTCTACCTTGACACTATGCGGGCGGTGCGGCATTCTATACAGCTTGGGGACTTAGCTGGATTTCTTTCTGGCGTCCGATCGCGCAGCCTGAACTCCCCGGATTAAACCCCAAGGGGACGCCGGCCAAGCAGATCAATTCCCGCAGCAGGTCACTTCGAAAGGATAGTTGCGTCAACGGACTTACCAGCGACGCAGCATTAGTTAGGCGGATGGATTTAGTCGGCTTCCTCATCCAGGGACAAAGCGGGCAAGGCGGCGGTTTTCTGGTATGGCTGCCGCTGGTTTTCATTTTTGCCATTTTCTATTTCCTCCTCATCATGCCGCAGCAGAAGCGCCAGAAGCGCTGGCAGGCGATGATCAACGAGCTGAAGGCGGGAGACTTCGTCACCACCAGCGGCGGCATCCAGGGCCGCATTTTCTCGGTGGGAGACGATTTCGTCCAGCTGCGCGTCCCCCCGGACAACCTGCGCATCCAGGTAGCGAAGTCGGCGGTGATGTCGGTCGGGCCGGAGGAACAGGCGACAAAGTAAGGAGCACGGCCGGCACGGTCGTGCCACACGAGTACTGGCAGGTTAAACGGGTTCCATGCAGAAGAATCTCGCGCTCAAAGCAGTCTTCATCATCGCCGTGATGCTGGTGTTCCTCTTCGGCATCCTTGGCGTTCCCAAGAGCTATTCCGGACCGGGCCTGGCGGCTGCGGTGCAGGACCGCATCCACCTGGGGCTGGACCTGAAGGGCGGCACGCACCTGATCCTGCAGGTGGTGGTCAATGACGCCGTCAATGCGGACTCCGACCACGCCATCGAGCGCCTGAAGGAAGAGATGCGGGCGCGCAACATCAGCTACAACGACGTCAGCAAGCCGGACGTGGCCAGCCAGCCCGACCGCATCCAGATCAAGGGCGTTCCCCCGGAGTCGAGCGCCGACCTGCGCAGCATCGTGCAGGACCGCCTGCCGGAGTACGACCTGGTCTCGGGCGTGGAGAACTCGTGGACGCTGAGCATGAAGCCCGGCCAGCTCACCGAGCTGAAGAAACGCGCCGTCAGCCAGGCCATTGAGACCATCCGCAATCGTATCGACCAGCTCGGTGTCTCCGAGCCGGTGATCCAGGAGCACGGGCTGGGCGAATACCAGATCCTGGTGCAGCTGCCCGGCGTGGACGACCCGGCGCGCGTGAAAGAGATCATGCAGTCCACGGCCATGCTGGAGATCCGGCAGTCGTTTGGCGGGCCGTATGCCAGCGAGCAGGAAGCGCTCCAGGCCAACAACGGCGTGCTGCCCCCGGACACGGTGCTGCTGAAGGGCCGGAGCATCGGTGCGCGGAGCGGCGAGACTGCTCCGACCGAGCAGTACTATCTGGTTTCCCGCAGCTCTGCAGTGACCGGGCGCGACCTGCGGACCGCCGAGCCCAGCCGCGATGAGAACGGGCGGCCCGACGTACGCTTTCTCCTGACCGGCGAAGGCGGCCGCCGCTTCGCCAACTTCACCGGCGCACACGTGGGCGACAACCTTGCCGTCGTGCTCGACAACAAAGTGCAGGAGGTGGCCCGCATCGAGAGCCAGATCCACGATGAGGGCCGCATCACCGGCGCCTTCACCGACCAGCAGGCCAAGGACCTGGGCATGATCCTGCGTTCGGGCGCGCTGCCGGCTTCCATCCGCTACCTCGAGGAGCGCACGGTTGGCCCGTCGCTCGGCCTGGATTCGATCCGCCACGGCATCATGGCCGCCATCATCGGCATGGGCGCGGTCATGGTCTTCATGCTGATCTACTACCGGGGCGCGGGCATCAACGCCGATCTGGCCCTGTTCATGAACCTGGTGATCCTGGTCGGGTTCCTGGGTTTCAGCGGCGCTACGCTCACGCTGCCGGGTATCGCGGGCGTGATCCTGACCATCGGCATGGGCGTGGACTCGAACGTGCTGATCTTCGAGCGCATCCGCGAGGAGTTGCGCAACGGCAAGACGCCGCCGTCGGCGGTGGACCAGGGCTTCGGGCGCGCCTGGCTCACGATCATCGACACGCACGTCACCACTATCGTTTCGGCGTTCATCCTGTTCATCTTCGGTACCGGCCCGGTGCGCGGGTTCGCGGTCACGCTGACCTTCGGTCTGCTGGCCAACCTGTTCACCGCCGTGTTCGTCTCGCGCGTGATCTTCGACTGGGTGGTGGGACGGCACCAGCGCGGGGAAGCGCTCAGCATCTAGGTTTGCAGAGGCTCTAAGTGGAATTCTTTCGCAACACGAACATCGATTTCCTGGGGAAGAAGTGGTATTTCCTCGGATTCTCGCTGATCTTCAGCATCGCCGGCATCCTGTCCATGGTGTTCTGGCATGGAATGCCGCTGGGCGTGGACTTCCGCGGCGGGACTCTGGTGTACGTGAAGTTCACCCAGAATCCGAACCCGGACGATATCCGCGCCACGCTCGACAAGTCGGGGCTGAAGAACGCCCGCATCCAGCGCTATGGCGTGCCCGCGAACAACGAAGTCCTGATCTCGCTGGAGCTCAAAGAGACCAGCGAGCAGGTGCTCGACAAGGGGAAGAACGACATCATCAAGGCCCTGGAGACGGAGACGCCGGCGGGCAAGCAGGACCTGAACAACACCGGTCTTAGCTCGCTCACCCAGTACCTGCTCTCCAAGGACCCGCTGCGCGCCGGCACCGACGCCGAAAAGCGCTACGCCACAGTGGCCCAGGCTATCGTGACTTATCGCGACAAGGACCGGGGCGGCGCCATTGCCTCCCTGGACGAGCTGCGCGGCAAGACGGACCCGGCGGTGCTGACGGCCCTCCAGCAGGATTTCTACGTCTCCAGCTTCGCCGTGCGCAACGTGGAGATCGTGGGACCCCAGGTCGGCAAGCAGCTGCAGAAGCAGGCGGTGCTGGCCACCCTCTACTCGCTGGCCGGAATGTTGGTGTACCTGTGGTTCCGCTTTGAATGGATCTATGGCGCTGGGGCGGTGGTCGCCTGCTTCCACGACACGCTCATCACCGTGGGCGCTTTCTCCTTGCTAAATAAGGAGATAACACTTACTGTTATCGCCGCGATTTTGACCCTGGTGGGCTATTCGATGAACGACACCATCGTCATCTACGATCGCATCCGGGAGAATGTGAAGCTGCTCCGGCGTGAGCGGCTGCCGGACATCGTCAACAAGAGCATCAACCAGACCCTCAGCCGGACCATTCTGACCTCCGGTCTGACGTTTTTGACGGTGCTCTCCTTGTACGTGTTCGGGGGAGAGGTCCTGCACGGATTCTCCTTTGCCCTGGTCGTCGGAATCTTGATCGGTACGTACTCTTCGATCGCGGTGGCTGCCCCGATGGTGGTGGCGTACCAGGAGTGGCGGTCGGCCCGGAGCGGTCGCGGTCCGGTGGTGGTTTCGAACGAGGGCAGCCGGCGCGAGAAGGTCCGAGTCAAGGCATAGGCCATCATTTTGCGTTCGGGGCCCCTGTTCCCCGTTAGGGTGGTCTCGAAATGAAACAGCCCTCTCCGGCCGCGGCCGGATGGGATAGCGCGGGAGCAAAATCGGCCCCTGCGGTGTCTAAATGATTGGGAATTAACCCCACGGGAGAAGGCTATGTTTGAAGACAGCCTTATAGAGTCTGGCGGCAGATTAAAGACCGGCCGCGGATGGACGACCGCCGTGTCGTTCGTGGTGCAGGTGATGCTGATCGGCGTGATGATCCTCATCCCGCTGATCTACACTGAGGCGCTGCCCAAGCAGCAGTTGATGACCTTCCTGGTGGCGCCGCCGCCGCCGCCCCCGCCGCCGCCGCCGGCGGCGATACCGATCAAGGCGGTGAAGGTGGTGCAGACCGACCTGGTGGACGGACAGCTCCGCACTCCCACCAAAATCCCCCAGAAAGTCGCCATGATCAAGGAAGAAGAGGCGCCTCCGGTGGTGAGCGGGATGGGTGGCGTGGTGGGTGGCGTCCCGGGCGGCGTGCCCGGCGGCCAGATGGGCGGCGTGATCGGCGGCATCATCAGCTCCACTCCGATAGCGGTTCCCAAGGTTGCGACCCCGCAGCGCGTGCGTGTCTCATCCGGCGTGCAGCAGGGCAACCTGATCAACAAGGTGACGCCGGTCTACCCGCCGATCGCCAAGAACGCCCGCATCTCGGGCACGGTGATGCTGCAGGCGGTCATCAGCAAGGCTGGAGTGGTGGAAAATCTGCGTGCCATCAGCGGCCATCCCATGCTGATCCCGGCTGCTGTCGAAGCGGTCAAGCAGTGGCGGTACAAGCCCTACTATCTGAACGGAGAGCCCGTCGAAGTGGAAACCACCGTGAGTGTGATCTTCAGCCTAGGTGGATGAACCGGAGGACAGGCGGCCGCCCCGCACGGAGCGACTGCCCAGCCCCGCTCGCAGCAACAACGGTCTGAAATCTCGAGGTTCTGATTCGCGCAAACAAGTTTCGGATGTTCTGAGGAGGAAAGGATCAACCCATGCTTTTGACTAGCCTATCAGCTGTAGCACTTGCCAACTTCCCCACCTTCGCGCTCTGGATGTTCCAGGAGGCGCAGGTGGGCTGGGACCCGGTCTCGCTTTGGAAGCAGATGGGATGGATGGCCAGGATCGTGGTCATCATCCTGTTCATCATGTCGGCCTGGTCC harbors:
- the secD gene encoding protein translocase subunit SecD, with translation MQKNLALKAVFIIAVMLVFLFGILGVPKSYSGPGLAAAVQDRIHLGLDLKGGTHLILQVVVNDAVNADSDHAIERLKEEMRARNISYNDVSKPDVASQPDRIQIKGVPPESSADLRSIVQDRLPEYDLVSGVENSWTLSMKPGQLTELKKRAVSQAIETIRNRIDQLGVSEPVIQEHGLGEYQILVQLPGVDDPARVKEIMQSTAMLEIRQSFGGPYASEQEALQANNGVLPPDTVLLKGRSIGARSGETAPTEQYYLVSRSSAVTGRDLRTAEPSRDENGRPDVRFLLTGEGGRRFANFTGAHVGDNLAVVLDNKVQEVARIESQIHDEGRITGAFTDQQAKDLGMILRSGALPASIRYLEERTVGPSLGLDSIRHGIMAAIIGMGAVMVFMLIYYRGAGINADLALFMNLVILVGFLGFSGATLTLPGIAGVILTIGMGVDSNVLIFERIREELRNGKTPPSAVDQGFGRAWLTIIDTHVTTIVSAFILFIFGTGPVRGFAVTLTFGLLANLFTAVFVSRVIFDWVVGRHQRGEALSI
- the secF gene encoding protein translocase subunit SecF, with the protein product MEFFRNTNIDFLGKKWYFLGFSLIFSIAGILSMVFWHGMPLGVDFRGGTLVYVKFTQNPNPDDIRATLDKSGLKNARIQRYGVPANNEVLISLELKETSEQVLDKGKNDIIKALETETPAGKQDLNNTGLSSLTQYLLSKDPLRAGTDAEKRYATVAQAIVTYRDKDRGGAIASLDELRGKTDPAVLTALQQDFYVSSFAVRNVEIVGPQVGKQLQKQAVLATLYSLAGMLVYLWFRFEWIYGAGAVVACFHDTLITVGAFSLLNKEITLTVIAAILTLVGYSMNDTIVIYDRIRENVKLLRRERLPDIVNKSINQTLSRTILTSGLTFLTVLSLYVFGGEVLHGFSFALVVGILIGTYSSIAVAAPMVVAYQEWRSARSGRGPVVVSNEGSRREKVRVKA
- the yajC gene encoding preprotein translocase subunit YajC, whose product is MDLVGFLIQGQSGQGGGFLVWLPLVFIFAIFYFLLIMPQQKRQKRWQAMINELKAGDFVTTSGGIQGRIFSVGDDFVQLRVPPDNLRIQVAKSAVMSVGPEEQATK
- a CDS encoding tRNA guanosine(34) transglycosylase Tgt, whose amino-acid sequence is MSIEFRIEARAGAARAGRLITPHGEVETPVFMPVGTLATVKAVPQHMLEELGVTILLSNTYHLFLRPGTPQVRKLGGLHRFMSWERAILTDSGGFQVFSLSDLRKVTEEGVSFRSHLDGSSLFLSPETATQAQIDLGADIIMAFDECTEHPVSKERARDSMEMTLRWAKRSKDYFEAHKHEVPWKESPVPSPRSGQAKNSRRSSARAHTQSLFGIVQGNMYADLRKESAKRTVEVGFPGYAIGGLSVGETRARTAEMVETTVPHLPDDKPRYLMGVGTPEEIVQYAAMGVDMMDCVLPTRAARHGLLYSSEGKVNIKQARYADDQGPLDPACACRVCARYSRAYLRHLYASNEVLAAVLNSVHNLAFYLDTMRAVRHSIQLGDLAGFLSGVRSRSLNSPD
- a CDS encoding energy transducer TonB, producing the protein MFEDSLIESGGRLKTGRGWTTAVSFVVQVMLIGVMILIPLIYTEALPKQQLMTFLVAPPPPPPPPPPAAIPIKAVKVVQTDLVDGQLRTPTKIPQKVAMIKEEEAPPVVSGMGGVVGGVPGGVPGGQMGGVIGGIISSTPIAVPKVATPQRVRVSSGVQQGNLINKVTPVYPPIAKNARISGTVMLQAVISKAGVVENLRAISGHPMLIPAAVEAVKQWRYKPYYLNGEPVEVETTVSVIFSLGG